One genomic segment of Pongo pygmaeus isolate AG05252 chromosome 19, NHGRI_mPonPyg2-v2.0_pri, whole genome shotgun sequence includes these proteins:
- the MNT gene encoding max-binding protein MNT isoform X2, which yields MEAPPLPLSPPAPPPAPPPPLATPAPLTVIPIPVVTNSPQPLPPPPPLPPAAQPLPLAPRQPALVSTPGLSIKEPAPLPSRPQVPTPAPLLPDSKTTIPPTGSPKPLQPLPTPILTIAPHPGVQPQLAPQQPPPPTLGTLKLAPAEEVKSSEQKKRPGGIGTREVHNKLEKNRRAHLKECFETLKRNIPNVDDKKTSNLSVLRTALRYIQSLKRKEKEYEHEMERLAREKIATQQRLAELKHELSQWMDVLEIDRVLRQTGQPEDDQASTSTASEGEDNIDEDMEEDRAGLGPPKLSHRPQPELLKSTLPPPSTTPAPLPPHPHPHPHSVALSPAHLPVQQQQPQQKTPLPAPPPPPAAPAQTLVPAPAHLVATAGGGSTVIAHTATTHASVIQTVNHVLQGPGGKHIAHIAPSAPSPAVQLAPATPPIGHITVHPATLNHVAHLGSQLPLYPQPVAVSQPVAVSHIAHTLSHQQVNGTAGLGPPATVMAKPAVGAQVVHHPQLVGQTVLNPVTMVTMPSFPVSTLKLA from the exons ATGGAGGCACCACCCCTGCCTCTGTCTCCGCCGGCTCCCCCGccggcacccccacccccacttgcCACCCCTGCCCCACTGACTGTCATTCCTATCCCTGTGGTGACGAACTCCCCTCAgcctctacccccacccccacccttgcCCCCGGCAGCCCAGCCTCTGCCCCTGGCACCTCGTCAGCCAGCCCTGGTTAGCACCCCTGGACTCAGCATTAAGGAGCCTGCCCCCCTGCCGAGCAGGCCGCAGGTGCCCACCCCTGCTCCCCTACTGCCGGACTCGAAGACCACCATTCCACCCACTGGCAGCCCCAAGCCTTTGCAGCCCCTCCCCACGCCCATCCTGACCATAGCGCCACACCCTGGAGTCCAGCCTCAGCTGGCCCCCCAGCAGCCACCCCCACCCACGCTTGGGACCCTGAAGTTGGCACCAGCTGAAGAAGTCAAATCCAGTGAACAGAAGAAGAGGCCCGGGGG GATCGGAACCAGAGAAGTCCACAACAAATTGGAGAagaacag GAGGGCCCATCTGAAAGAGTGCTTTGAGACCCTGAAGCGGAACATCCCCAACGTGGATGACAAGAAGACGTCCAATCTGAGCGTGCTGCGGACGGCGCTGCGGTACATCCAG TCcctgaagaggaaggagaaagaatatGAGCATGAAATGGAGCGGCTGGCACGGGAGAAGATTGCCACGCAGCAGCGGCTGGCAGAGCTCAAGCACGAGCTGAGTCAGTGGATGGACGTACTGGAGATTGACCGTGTGCTGCGGCAGACGGGCCAGCCCGAGGATGACCAGGCCTCCACCTCCACCGCCTCTG AGGGTGAGGACAACATAGACGAGGATATGGAGGAGGACCGGGCGGGCCTGGGCCCACCTAAGCTGAGCCATCGTCCCCAGCCGGAGCTGCTGAAGTCCACCCTGCCACCCCCCAGCACCACCCCTGCGCCTCTGCCTCCACACCCACACCCTCACCCCCACTCTGTGGCCCTATCTCCTGCTCACCTCCCcgtgcagcagcagcagccacagcagAAGACCCCTCTGccagcccctcctcccccaccagcTGCCCCTGCCCAGACACTGGTGCCAGCTCCAGCCCATCTGGTGGCGACGGCTGGGGGTGGCTCCACGGTCATCGCCCACACAGCCACCACTCACGCTTCAGTCATCCAGACTGTGAACCACGTTCTGCAGGGGCCAGGCGGCAAGCACATCGCCCACATCGCCCCCTCGGCCCCCAGCCCTGCGGTGCAGCTGGCGCCTGCCACACCCCCCATTGGGCACATCACCGTGCACCCTGCCACCCTCAACCATGTGGCCCACCTGGGCTCCCAGCTGCCCTTGTACCCGCAGCCCGTGGCAGTGAGCCAGCCCGTGGCAGTGAGCCACATCGCCCACACCCTCTCGCACCAGCAAGTGAACGGCACAGCCGGCCTGGGGCCCCCGGCTACTGTCATGGCGAAGCCGGCCGTGGGGGCTCAGGTGGTGCACCACCCCCAGCTGGTGGGCCAGACCGTGCTCAATCCTGTGACCATGGTCACCATGCCCTCCTTCCCAGTCAGCACGCTCAAGCTGGCTTGA
- the MNT gene encoding max-binding protein MNT isoform X1 yields MSIETLLEAARFLEWQAQQQQRAREEQERLRLEQEREQEQKKANSLARLAHALPVEEPRMEAPPLPLSPPAPPPAPPPPLATPAPLTVIPIPVVTNSPQPLPPPPPLPPAAQPLPLAPRQPALVSTPGLSIKEPAPLPSRPQVPTPAPLLPDSKTTIPPTGSPKPLQPLPTPILTIAPHPGVQPQLAPQQPPPPTLGTLKLAPAEEVKSSEQKKRPGGIGTREVHNKLEKNRRAHLKECFETLKRNIPNVDDKKTSNLSVLRTALRYIQSLKRKEKEYEHEMERLAREKIATQQRLAELKHELSQWMDVLEIDRVLRQTGQPEDDQASTSTASEGEDNIDEDMEEDRAGLGPPKLSHRPQPELLKSTLPPPSTTPAPLPPHPHPHPHSVALSPAHLPVQQQQPQQKTPLPAPPPPPAAPAQTLVPAPAHLVATAGGGSTVIAHTATTHASVIQTVNHVLQGPGGKHIAHIAPSAPSPAVQLAPATPPIGHITVHPATLNHVAHLGSQLPLYPQPVAVSQPVAVSHIAHTLSHQQVNGTAGLGPPATVMAKPAVGAQVVHHPQLVGQTVLNPVTMVTMPSFPVSTLKLA; encoded by the exons ATGAGCATAGAGACGCTACTGGAGGCGGCCCGCTTCCTGGAATGGCAAGCGCAGCAACAACAGAGAGCACGTG AGGAGCAGGAGCGGCTTCGCTTGGAGCAGGAGCGGGAGCAGGAACAGAAGAAGGCCAATAGCCTGGCCAGGCTGGCACATGCCCTTCCTGTGGAGGAACCCCGCATGGAGGCACCACCCCTGCCTCTGTCTCCGCCGGCTCCCCCGccggcacccccacccccacttgcCACCCCTGCCCCACTGACTGTCATTCCTATCCCTGTGGTGACGAACTCCCCTCAgcctctacccccacccccacccttgcCCCCGGCAGCCCAGCCTCTGCCCCTGGCACCTCGTCAGCCAGCCCTGGTTAGCACCCCTGGACTCAGCATTAAGGAGCCTGCCCCCCTGCCGAGCAGGCCGCAGGTGCCCACCCCTGCTCCCCTACTGCCGGACTCGAAGACCACCATTCCACCCACTGGCAGCCCCAAGCCTTTGCAGCCCCTCCCCACGCCCATCCTGACCATAGCGCCACACCCTGGAGTCCAGCCTCAGCTGGCCCCCCAGCAGCCACCCCCACCCACGCTTGGGACCCTGAAGTTGGCACCAGCTGAAGAAGTCAAATCCAGTGAACAGAAGAAGAGGCCCGGGGG GATCGGAACCAGAGAAGTCCACAACAAATTGGAGAagaacag GAGGGCCCATCTGAAAGAGTGCTTTGAGACCCTGAAGCGGAACATCCCCAACGTGGATGACAAGAAGACGTCCAATCTGAGCGTGCTGCGGACGGCGCTGCGGTACATCCAG TCcctgaagaggaaggagaaagaatatGAGCATGAAATGGAGCGGCTGGCACGGGAGAAGATTGCCACGCAGCAGCGGCTGGCAGAGCTCAAGCACGAGCTGAGTCAGTGGATGGACGTACTGGAGATTGACCGTGTGCTGCGGCAGACGGGCCAGCCCGAGGATGACCAGGCCTCCACCTCCACCGCCTCTG AGGGTGAGGACAACATAGACGAGGATATGGAGGAGGACCGGGCGGGCCTGGGCCCACCTAAGCTGAGCCATCGTCCCCAGCCGGAGCTGCTGAAGTCCACCCTGCCACCCCCCAGCACCACCCCTGCGCCTCTGCCTCCACACCCACACCCTCACCCCCACTCTGTGGCCCTATCTCCTGCTCACCTCCCcgtgcagcagcagcagccacagcagAAGACCCCTCTGccagcccctcctcccccaccagcTGCCCCTGCCCAGACACTGGTGCCAGCTCCAGCCCATCTGGTGGCGACGGCTGGGGGTGGCTCCACGGTCATCGCCCACACAGCCACCACTCACGCTTCAGTCATCCAGACTGTGAACCACGTTCTGCAGGGGCCAGGCGGCAAGCACATCGCCCACATCGCCCCCTCGGCCCCCAGCCCTGCGGTGCAGCTGGCGCCTGCCACACCCCCCATTGGGCACATCACCGTGCACCCTGCCACCCTCAACCATGTGGCCCACCTGGGCTCCCAGCTGCCCTTGTACCCGCAGCCCGTGGCAGTGAGCCAGCCCGTGGCAGTGAGCCACATCGCCCACACCCTCTCGCACCAGCAAGTGAACGGCACAGCCGGCCTGGGGCCCCCGGCTACTGTCATGGCGAAGCCGGCCGTGGGGGCTCAGGTGGTGCACCACCCCCAGCTGGTGGGCCAGACCGTGCTCAATCCTGTGACCATGGTCACCATGCCCTCCTTCCCAGTCAGCACGCTCAAGCTGGCTTGA